One genomic window of Prinia subflava isolate CZ2003 ecotype Zambia chromosome 27, Cam_Psub_1.2, whole genome shotgun sequence includes the following:
- the LOC134562419 gene encoding olfactory receptor 14J1-like, with translation MVPACQCHLSTVHDDQSEAMFNSSSISHFLLLPLADTRQLQLLHFCLFLAISLAALLANGLIISAVACGHLLHSPMFFFLLNLALSDLGSICTTVPKAMHNSLWDTTNISYEGCTAQLFFFLFFISAEFALLTIMCYDRYVSICKPLHYGTLLGSRACAHMAAAAWASAFLTALLHTANTFSLPLCHGNALDQFFCEIPHILKLSCSKSYLRELGLLAVSACLAFGCFVFIVFSYVQIFRAVLRIPSEQGRHKAFSTCLPHLAVVSLFVSTGIFAYLKPPSISSPFLDLAVSVLYSVVPPALNPLIYSLRNQELKAALWRRITGSFQKH, from the coding sequence ATGGTCCCAGCTTGTCAATGTCATCTTTCAACAGTGCACGATGACCAGAGTGAAGCAATGttcaacagcagctccatcagccacttcctcctgctgccattggcagacacgcggcagctgcagctcctgcacttctgcctcttcctggccatctccctggctgccctcctggccaacggcctcatcatcagcgccgtagcctgcggccacctcctgcacagccccatgttcttcttcctgctcaacctggccctcagcgacctgggctccatctgcaccactgtccccaaagccatgcacaattccctctgggacaccacGAACATCTCCTATGAAGGATGTACTgcacagctgtttttctttttatttttcatttcagcagagtTTGCCCTTCTCACCATTATGTGCTATGACCgctacgtgtccatctgcaaacccctgcactatgggaccctcctgggcagcagagcttgtgcccacatggcagcagctgcctgggccagtgcctttctcactgctctgctgcacacagccaatacattttccctgcccctgtgccatggcaatgccctggaccagttcttctgtgaaatcccacacatcctcaagctctcctgctccaaatcctacCTCAGAGAACTTGGGCTTCTTGCTGTTAGTGCCTGTTTAgcttttggttgttttgtgttcattgttttctcgtatgtgcagatcttcagggctgtgctgaggatcccctctgagcagggacggcacaaagccttttccacctgcctccctcacctggccgtGGTCTCCCTCTTTGTCAGCACTGGCATTTTTGCCTACCTGAAgcccccctccatctcctccccattcCTGGATCTGGCAGTGTCAGTTCTTTACTCGgtggtgcctccagccctgaaccccctcatctacagcctgaggaaccaggagctcaaggctgcacTGTGGAGAAGGATCACTGGAtcatttcagaaacattaa